Proteins encoded by one window of Bryobacteraceae bacterium:
- a CDS encoding c-type cytochrome, which translates to MIRPYRSLPLLLLTAALLSAQPPRRPGGFVPGQQRAEEDPAAVARGKSLYGLSCRGCHGADLRGGDMGGPNLLRSQLALADKEGEKIIPIVQNGLRNMPAFPMPPADAAAVAAYIRSVMGTIGGQGKPPTSQEPETIVVGNATAGKVYFDSKCATCHSATGDLQGIATRIADPKTLQNTWVSGGRARRGPPNPNAKPVTVTVTRPGAPPVEGRLVRIDDFLVTLALDDGSQRTFGREGNVPKVEVHDPLAGHIALLPQYSDKNMHDVTAYLVTLK; encoded by the coding sequence ATGATCCGGCCGTACCGATCGCTCCCCCTCCTGCTGCTCACCGCAGCTCTCCTCTCCGCGCAACCTCCACGACGCCCCGGAGGCTTCGTCCCCGGCCAGCAACGCGCTGAAGAGGACCCCGCCGCCGTCGCCCGAGGCAAGTCCCTCTACGGACTCTCCTGCCGTGGTTGCCACGGCGCGGACCTTCGCGGCGGCGACATGGGCGGACCCAACCTCCTCCGTTCCCAACTCGCGCTCGCCGACAAGGAAGGCGAGAAGATCATCCCCATCGTCCAGAACGGACTCCGGAACATGCCCGCATTCCCGATGCCCCCGGCCGACGCCGCCGCCGTCGCCGCCTACATCCGCAGCGTGATGGGCACCATCGGCGGCCAGGGCAAGCCGCCGACTTCACAGGAACCGGAAACCATCGTCGTGGGCAACGCCACCGCCGGCAAGGTCTACTTCGACTCGAAATGCGCCACCTGCCACTCGGCCACAGGCGACCTGCAGGGCATCGCCACCCGCATCGCCGATCCGAAGACGCTGCAGAACACCTGGGTCTCCGGAGGCCGCGCCCGCCGCGGTCCGCCGAATCCGAACGCGAAGCCGGTCACGGTTACCGTTACTCGCCCAGGCGCACCGCCCGTCGAAGGCCGCCTCGTCCGCATCGACGATTTCCTCGTGACCCTCGCTCTTGACGACGGGTCGCAGCGCACGTTCGGCCGCGAGGGTAACGTTCCCAAGGTCGAAGTCCACGACCCCCTCGCCGGGCACATCGCCCTGCTCCCCCAATACTCCGACAAGAACATGCATGACGTGACCGCCTATCTGGTGACCCTGAAATGA
- a CDS encoding PIN domain-containing protein, translating into MLRFLDTNILLYSISDDRTESFKRDVAITLLDEDSNALSIQVLQEFYVQATRATRPQPIPHDIAAGFIESWTRFRIQDMNLEVLGLALKIRETHRFSFWDSAVVAAALTLCCDRLYSEDLSHGQVIHGLTVLNPFL; encoded by the coding sequence ATGCTCCGGTTCCTCGACACGAACATCCTGCTCTATTCGATCAGCGACGATCGTACGGAGTCCTTCAAACGCGATGTTGCGATCACGCTCCTCGATGAGGACTCGAATGCGCTTTCGATCCAGGTGCTCCAGGAGTTCTACGTCCAGGCGACCCGGGCGACCCGTCCCCAACCCATACCCCACGACATCGCCGCTGGCTTCATCGAATCGTGGACGCGGTTTCGCATCCAGGACATGAACCTCGAGGTACTCGGGTTGGCCTTGAAGATCCGCGAGACGCACCGGTTCTCTTTCTGGGACAGCGCGGTAGTGGCTGCGGCGCTCACGCTCTGCTGCGATCGGCTCTACTCGGAAGACCTCTCACACGGCCAGGTGATTCACGGCCTGACAGTGCTCAATCCATTCCTGTAA
- a CDS encoding acido-empty-quinoprotein group A — translation MKRFLLPLLVSAALFAQGGGVSPADLLKPLKDGWPTYNGDYTGRRYSALKQINTATVKNLSLAWSIRLTPGANPPTGRGRFFGPRVPLIVGGEGPGDLAMGGATIKASLLAVDGTLYVTMPDNAWAVDAHDGRELWHYFWKTRGGTHIGNRGMGMWNDYLYMETPDNYLVSLEAKTGKERWHKTIAELDEGYFSTPAPIVVGNHVLVGTGNDIDSPGFLLSFDPETGAEQWKFYTVPMQKGDPGLDTWASLDAARHGGAQTWIPGAYDPETKLYIIGTGNPTPAYTTGLRGEGDNLFTCSLVAINVETGKMAWYFQTSPHDMHDYDSAQTPILIDAPFNGKMRKLVLTAARNGYFFALDRVTGERLLTSKYGQFTNWAKGLNKFGGPEHDPIKDPTVGGAIVSPTSDGTVNWQPPAYSPDTGLFYVPEGNGFSIFYLTDLDPRGSMGLGGKEEVGMGSPGNYLSAIDYKTGKVAWRHKWYGYGGGGGLLTTAGGLLFAGDGMGNFVAHDARTGKPLWHTRIGNISNAPQTFLLDGHQYLTVATGDTLWAFVLN, via the coding sequence ATGAAGCGCTTCCTTCTCCCCCTCCTCGTCTCGGCGGCCCTGTTCGCGCAAGGCGGCGGCGTCTCGCCGGCCGATCTGTTGAAGCCGCTCAAGGATGGGTGGCCCACTTACAACGGCGACTACACTGGCCGCCGCTACAGCGCGCTCAAACAGATCAACACCGCCACGGTGAAGAATCTGTCGCTCGCCTGGAGCATCCGCCTCACCCCGGGAGCCAACCCGCCCACCGGCCGCGGACGCTTCTTCGGTCCGCGCGTCCCGCTCATCGTCGGCGGCGAAGGTCCCGGCGACCTGGCCATGGGCGGCGCCACCATCAAGGCCTCCCTCCTCGCCGTCGATGGCACGCTCTACGTCACCATGCCGGATAACGCCTGGGCCGTGGACGCGCACGACGGCCGCGAACTCTGGCACTACTTCTGGAAGACGCGCGGCGGCACCCACATTGGCAATCGCGGCATGGGCATGTGGAACGACTATCTCTACATGGAGACGCCCGACAACTACCTCGTCAGCCTGGAAGCCAAGACCGGCAAGGAACGGTGGCACAAAACCATCGCCGAACTCGACGAAGGTTACTTCTCCACCCCCGCACCCATCGTCGTCGGCAACCACGTGCTCGTCGGCACCGGCAACGACATCGACTCCCCCGGCTTCCTGCTGTCGTTCGATCCCGAGACCGGCGCTGAGCAATGGAAGTTCTACACCGTCCCGATGCAGAAAGGCGACCCCGGCCTCGACACCTGGGCCAGCCTCGACGCCGCCCGCCACGGTGGCGCGCAAACCTGGATCCCCGGCGCTTACGATCCCGAGACGAAGCTCTACATCATCGGCACCGGCAACCCCACGCCCGCCTACACCACCGGACTCCGCGGCGAAGGCGATAACTTGTTCACGTGCTCGCTGGTCGCGATCAACGTCGAAACCGGCAAGATGGCCTGGTATTTCCAGACCTCGCCGCACGACATGCACGACTACGACTCGGCCCAGACCCCCATCCTCATCGACGCGCCCTTCAACGGCAAGATGCGCAAGCTCGTCCTCACCGCCGCACGCAACGGCTACTTCTTCGCGCTGGACCGCGTCACCGGCGAACGCCTGCTCACCTCCAAATACGGACAGTTCACCAACTGGGCGAAGGGTCTGAACAAATTCGGCGGCCCCGAGCACGACCCGATCAAGGACCCCACCGTCGGCGGCGCCATCGTCTCACCCACCTCCGACGGCACCGTCAACTGGCAGCCGCCCGCCTACTCGCCCGATACCGGTCTCTTCTATGTGCCGGAGGGCAACGGGTTCTCGATCTTCTATCTCACCGATCTCGACCCGCGCGGCTCCATGGGTCTCGGCGGCAAGGAGGAAGTCGGCATGGGCTCGCCGGGCAACTATCTCAGCGCCATTGACTACAAGACCGGAAAGGTCGCGTGGCGGCACAAGTGGTATGGCTATGGCGGCGGTGGCGGCCTCCTCACCACCGCCGGCGGGCTGCTCTTCGCCGGCGATGGAATGGGGAACTTCGTCGCCCACGACGCGCGCACCGGCAAGCCGCTCTGGCACACCCGAATCGGCAACATCAGCAACGCGCCGCAAACGTTCCTGCTCGACGGGCATCAGTATCTGACGGTCGCCACCGGCGACACGCTCTGGGCCTTCGTTCTCAACTAA